DNA from Camelus dromedarius isolate mCamDro1 chromosome X, mCamDro1.pat, whole genome shotgun sequence:
ACTTggttgaacattttctttttacataaatacattttaagtatGTGTTTATGTAAAAAGAATTTAGATATGTTTTTTTCACAAGGGTGAtggaaagttttcttttaaaatacatttgtttacaggaaaaaaacatGTCAGTAAAAATGATGAGTAAACAATTGTGTCCAGGCCTTATCTGGATGTGACGAAACCTGTTACGTCTGAAGTTTGAGTCAGGCTTCTGTTTTCACTGCATCTGCAGCAGCTTTCTCAAAAGAGGGTGGAAGTCTGACTCACCTTGAGATGCTGGACCATTTCCTCCAAAGGCACCTCTGTGATCAGACATATATCCAGGGATCCGGGGACTGGGTGAGCGGCTTTGGGTTCAAATTCCTTTCCCACTTCGTGGAGGTTAAATTTCTGGTCTCCAAAACACAATGCTTTCCGGTCCCCCTATTTAGGGAGAGAAAACAACCTAGAACTAAACCTCTAAGATGAGTGTGAGGCAAAGCACCCCCCCCACCTACCccaacaagattaaaaaaaaaaaagatagaacaaGGCTTTGAAGAAAAACGACAGCCCGTTGACCCACCCTAGTCTCATTCCTTAGAGGCAGCTGCTTTTAACGTGTGTATGTGTTTCTTCTGGAAATTATTTCCATACCTCCAAACAATATGTTTATATGACCCATGGCAGAAACAGCCATTTGTCTACTTAATATGCATTTCTCCCCTTTACTTTTAAACACAACCCAAATTTCAGTGGGGTCTGTTGTGCGCCCAGCTTTCAAAGCATGCATCTCCCGGCCACCTAAGATGGACTGGACAGTGGGGTGTCAGCAGAGGTTGTGAGTAGTGCTTCTGGGAACCTCCCCACCCCGCCGAGCTGGCGCTTTTTGCCCActcacttcctccttcttccaGCCACTGCCCGAGTCCTGACTGCCTATCTCTGGACTGgttgttaaatgaaagaaaaagaaaccctctgGTAGTTGAGTTTTTTCCCACATGCCTCCAAACAGTTCCTAACCGATACACCACTCTTTCTTGACTGGGCAACTTTAGACATTTTCTATCCTTTCCTTGCTATGATAAATGAGAATTGAGCTCATTCACATTACTACCCCTCCCAATAGAATTCTGTCATCATTTTTAGTTCCTCTTTCGGTTCCTTTAGAACTTTTCAATAACCCACTTGCGTCTTTACATTTTGATGGATGGCCATAGCGTCTCCTTGGCCCAACTCTCCTCTTCATCCCGCCTCCCTCTCCTGTGCCTCTCAACTTCTGCCATTTCTTTTgccattttcatattccttttatatCACCATGACTGATACCACATCCATTCCATCagaaaatgactttatttcactTGAACAGTAGTTCAGCTGAGTACAGAATTTGAGGTTATAGGTTATTTTCCCACAGCCTTATAAGTATGTTGCTTCGTTGTCTTCCTGAATCTGGTGTTGCTGATAAGAAGTCTGATGTTACcctgtttttcagtcttttatagATGATACATCCACCCTCCACTCCTGAAGCTTTTAGGACCTTGTACTGGAATTTCACTGCCATATGTCCAAGTACAGGAAGCCGAGGCTACACGTGCCTCATTATCATCATTGACCCATGCAAAGCCCCTCTCTAGTTTTATTcgtgtatttattctttttatcccCATTCTTCATTCCTGTCCCCACCCTAGGCAACTATTATAATGTGTTGGATGGTCATCCTTTGGTCTTCATAAGCTATTGTAAAAAGTGTATAATTGTTTCATGTGTGTATGTTATAAATGGTACCTGGCTGTTGACCTGACGAGGCGCCTTCATTTTTCACTCAGCGTGATCTTTTTAAGACCTGTCCATCTTGCTGTGTATACATCCAGTCTGATGTcacataattctatttttatgcaTAGTGTTCTAtgttagttttaaaaatcttacccTGTTTGCCATTCCATGGGCCCTTTCAATTTAAGACATCTTCAGTGTCTCTGCATCTCTCACTTTTGAATTTGTTCTGAATTCTGAAGGCTAGTATTCAGACTCTGGAAACTTCCTTTTTACCTTGAATCTCTTTTTCTTGGGACCTTTCCTTCTGATCCAAACTGGACTGATTGGTTTCTAGATATCTTTCTGGATCTTCCTCTTGGGATCCACTGTGTCCTGACTTTCATTGTCTTTCttatcccttttttaaaaatttattttgtttatttggggggggggggtaattaggcttagttatttatttatgttttgtcttTCTTATTCCTAGATTAATCACTTATTTTGATGTAGTGTATTCTTAAGTAATTTTCAAAGCAAGTGGGCAAAGTTTCTGGGTCTTCTTATGTGTTTAGAGTGTTTTATTCTACATTCACATTGATTAATAGTTTGGCCATAGAATGTCTAGGTTGAAATGTTTTCCCTCAGAATCTCGAAGTATTTCTTCTATTGTCTTCTGATCTCTGATTCTTGGCAAATCTGATCTCTgcatatttcctttctttgtagTTGAATTACTTTTCCTTTTAACCTTTCTGAAAGCTCCTAGaggctttgttttgattttaatgtTCTGTAATTTCATAAGAACATAGATCTAAGTGTCAATGTGCTAGATACTCAGTTAACCCTTTCCTTATAAAGACTGGAAAGTTCTCTTGAGTTATTCTGTGATAGTTTCTTACCTTCCTTTCGCCCCATTCTCTCTCTGTAAAGGCCACTATTTGGAGTTTGGATCTCCTCCATTGAACCTTTACATTTTTCTCACggatcttgtgtgtgtgtgtgtgtgtggcttttttttgtgtgtgtgggagttttaggttatttttttaaagtaatattatCAAGTTTATCCCAGCTGCAGTTTGGCATTTGGGGACACGATTACCTTGAAAGTCATGACCTCCATGCCCAGGATCTTGGAATAAAACATAGTGGTGTTTTTGATGCTCCTTACTGTCATCACAATGTGGTCAAGTCTGTGGATAAGACACGGAGAAGGGCTCTGCCTGCTGTCCCTCCATgactaaaaacaaacagaaaaaagtcaGAACAGACCATGCTACCACTGGTCACACCCATGTTTCACAAGAGCCCATGTGTCTGCCATGACTACTTTCCACTGTTTTCTTGGTCTTTTCCTCCTTCCAGAGGGATAAAGGAGAAGGTTAGGGGAGGTGGAGACCAAGACCAAACCCTCCCTTGTCTTCCCCAAGCTAGAATACATCTCTTCTGTAAGAAGTGACACAACACAGAGGAGGCCCAACGCCATGAATACAAG
Protein-coding regions in this window:
- the GLOD5 gene encoding glyoxalase domain-containing protein 5, which produces MWSRTLEKQSWRDSRQSPSPCLIHRLDHIVMTVRSIKNTTMFYSKILGMEVMTFKGDRKALCFGDQKFNLHEVGKEFEPKAAHPVPGSLDICLITEVPLEEMVQHLKACDVPIEEGPVPRTGAKGPMMSIYFRDPDRNLIEVSNYISS